The Kazachstania africana CBS 2517 chromosome 8, complete genome genome contains a region encoding:
- the KAFR0H01490 gene encoding uncharacterized protein (similar to Saccharomyces cerevisiae YPL039W; ancestral locus Anc_8.487), translating to MNGGKSNGSKLSDEKKKEQNLKLNRFMIQTFTKGLLFKYSSLFIENYNENDTNVEPLSRLLKFDYRKTPVFFETLLKRSNSSIVQFKKVCCIMVKFLQCCTNETNYMKFLKYNLHKLIVSCFILSIPNVTGTEADKIENREKSYILYSKMTGLSVSEITNCCSIVRPIIIRRSRNQYNALLYTNTSSYNNSENRFNVMTDTILNYDASNNYYHHFVPPRTISPSDIHITTGNSSSSDSTNYNGNNNERQSSPSADNPLTSSNGYILGTEMEQFNELGKKLVIEYFRVV from the coding sequence ATGAATGGTGGGAAGAGTAACGGTAGCAAACTCAGcgatgaaaagaagaaagaacaaaatttgaaattgaaccGATTTATGATTCAAACGTTTACGAAAGGTTTACTGTTCAAATATTCGTCACTCTTCATCGAAAActataatgaaaatgataccaACGTCGAACCGTTATCAAGACTGTTGAAGTTTGATTATAGGAAGACGCcagttttctttgaaaccCTTTTAAAGAGATCAAATTCATCCATTGTacaattcaaaaaagtaTGTTGTATCATGGTGAAATTCTTGCAATGTTGCACTAATGAAACAAACTATatgaaatttctaaaatacAATTTGCACAAATTAATTGTATCATGCTTTATCCTAAGTATACCAAACGTCACAGGTACAGAAGCTGAtaagattgaaaatagagaaaaaagttatattttatattccaaaatgaCAGGTTTATCGGTATCTGAAATCACAAACTGTTGCTCCATAGTCCGGCCTATCATAATTCGGCGGAGTAGAAATCAGTACAATGCTCTTCTTTATACTAATACATCGAGTTATAACAATTCTGAAAATCGATTTAACGTTATGACAGATACGATACTAAATTATGATGCTAGTAATAACTACTATCACCATTTCGTCCCCCCAAGAACGATATCGCCAAGCGATATACACATCACCACAGGTAACTCTTCATCATCGGATTCAACCAACTACAACggcaataataatgaacGACAATCAAGCCCATCGGCTGATAATCCTTTAACTTCAAGTAACGGCTACATTTTAGGAACAGAGATGGAACAATTTAATGAACTGGGCAAGAAACTAGTCATCGAATACTTCAGAGTAGTATGA
- the MET31 gene encoding Met31p (similar to Saccharomyces cerevisiae MET32 (YDR253C) and MET31 (YPL038W); ancestral locus Anc_8.486), protein MTKRKNFPRYLHIVKVKTAYKRWISSRDYHPLHSYYSYSYHQHISYIHQQMTEEAIFFKQAAEAIIATSLNISNVNPTIRELLHRIQDKNVDFDEVIKKLAKTQERITPTQINFEDAALPYDNHKRLSDGLQFPSQTEITSQPVFTGFMEPSSGYGEDSKGSSYSKRVHKVKKKEVEQLVAKFPCSKCDLIFTRLADLKRHEKAHTLLLPHICSQCGKGFARKDALKRHFDTLTCKRNRSRLEEITNGKVDEFLERAKREGVGL, encoded by the coding sequence ATGacgaaaaggaaaaattttccaagatATCTTCACATAGTTAAAGTTAAAACAGCATACAAGAGGTGGATATCATCCAGAGATTATCATCCGTTACATTCATACTATTCATATTCGTACCACCAGCATATTTCCTACATACACCAACAAATGACGGAGGAAGCTATCTTTTTTAAGCAAGCAGCTGAAGCGATCATCGCTActtctttgaatatatcaaatgTTAATCCTACTATAAGGGAGTTATTACACAGGATACAAGATAAAAACGTggattttgatgaagttaTTAAGAAACTTGCGAAGACACAAGAACGCATAACGCCCACTCAAATTAACTTCGAAGATGCGGCCCTTCCGTACGATAATCATAAGAGATTATCCGATGGCTTGCAATTTCCTTCACAGACAGAAATAACATCGCAACCTGTATTTACAGGATTTATGGAACCATCTTCTGGATATGGGGAAGATTCTAAGGGGTCGTCGTATAGTAAGCGTGTACAtaaagtgaagaagaaagaagtTGAACAACTTGTGGCAAAATTTCCTTGTTCCAAATGTGATCTTATATTTACCAGACTTGctgatttgaaaagacaTGAAAAGGCTCATACATTACTATTGCCACACATTTGTTCACAATGTGGTAAAGGTTTTGCAAGAAAGGACGCCTTGAAGAGACATTTTGATACTTTGACGTGTAAGCGTAATAGATCAAGACTGGAAGAAATTACTAATGGGAAAGTAGACGAATTTTTAGAACGTGCTAAGAGAGAGGGGGTCGGTTTGTGA
- the EGD1 gene encoding Egd1p (similar to Saccharomyces cerevisiae BTT1 (YDR252W) and EGD1 (YPL037C); ancestral locus Anc_8.485) gives MPIDQEKLAKLQKLSNTNKVGGTRRKTAKKTNSSSAAAAKDDTKLLSQLAKFKAVTLDNIAEANFFKEDGTVTHFDRVGVQMSQEYNLTAVYGIAQEKKLDEMFPGIIPQLGAEAYMALNQLNEAFKMAEKEEGKGAVPELVEE, from the coding sequence ATGCCAATCGATCAAGAAAAGTTAGCCAAGTTACagaaactttcaaataCCAATAAAGTTGGGGGCACCAGAAGAAAAACAGCAAAGAAGACAAATTCATCGTCAGCTGCTGCTGCCAAGGAtgatacaaaattattgagCCAACTAGCTAAATTCAAAGCTGTCACACTGGATAACATAGCTGAAGccaactttttcaaagaagatgGGACTGTTACTCATTTCGATAGAGTTGGTGTCCAAATGTCTCAAGAATATAATTTGACTGCCGTGTATGGTATTGCTCAGGAGAAGAAACTTGATGAAATGTTTCCAGGAATCATTCCACAATTGGGTGCTGAAGCTTACATGGCTTTAAATCAGTTAAATGAAGCATTCAAAATGGCcgaaaaagaagaaggtaaaGGTGCAGTTCCAGAATTAGTTGAAGAATGA
- the SVL3 gene encoding Svl3p (similar to Saccharomyces cerevisiae PAM1 (YDR251W) and SVL3 (YPL032C); ancestral locus Anc_8.484): MSSLSVLTLGENPNVLLYASRFHLANSVLLYHVSTSTSNTFELDTVSYGNNTFEITNHFTSIRQMVETSDSLVFDLIILSAPSLQDLSSLSTELTPLVNVNTKIFVESSGFVQLEPFVKVSMNGKQLNIFSILTDFDIRQIAPNSYRQFNHHGGKNTLFLGESISKRQNPGSSYDNTTNALLSTFERLFQKLFPFENVELCHQSPLEFLSKEWSIAIPRICLDPLLIMFEETKSSKLDDQILAKPLISGLITEVVTVARTMGATLHGQDNESKILAAWQDSHSEEMPQLVYHYVNNSGSLNVDLLLLQVILLADDLNIKTPYLEFLYSVMCQLQNLTSGKSKWFTRKNTDSDKLKLENASLKEQLLKINEKNNENESTISNYQKSDMNLKAKLQELENFVNKLSQENATSKQNYQNENATLKQSYQNEITTLRAQLEDMKLKPREEAPVTTTPQRPKQQQQHLLQDDYKATGTPNLSDLRDMAIFGANYGDDPAYQEQAQNTTSSSLQQEQLKIMSSQNGSKLSSASSNISDGDTFLKERELELRKKELELQERELEFQKRALMNQQQQVYGKQYPHVMNGNGPMPQKYHQQLINGSIPPQQPIYNKQQLAQQPAGYSQSNQMPVLNNRKPSFNQLQQQSSNMNLRGNRAMIGPATGFSQQIPSAANITDPISSSMPYVNQPQPQPQQSMMSQPYHQHAIKPTSRKNRTSTMPVLGNASSSAFQNYGRNVSNPTSLNSIQNNNPSNQSTNHSSRPVQQFNSNVNNSRNVSAGTQNTNPPAPTYGMASAKTLPQINIVDSSPPVIKSQSQPQMLSQGVRPIVFASQPGQNENIQPVAEGQHHDEPHEEHHKKKKFSIFKKK, from the coding sequence ATGTCTTCTTTAAGCGTTCTTACTTTGGGAGAAAATCCAAATGTTTTGCTTTACGCTTCGAGATTTCATTTAGCCAATAGCGTTTTACTCTATCATGTTAGCACCTCTACGTCTAATACTTTCGAACTCGACACAGTATCTTACGGTAACAATACATTCGAGATAACAAACCACTTTACTTCTATCAGACAAATGGTCGAAACTTCAGATTCTCTGGTGTTCGACTTGATTATCCTCAGTGCCCCATCCCTACAGGATTTATCATCGCTGTCGACCGAATTAACACCTCTAGTAAATGTAAACACGAAGATATTTGTCGAAAGTAGTGGTTTCGTTCAGTTAGAGCCTTTTGTTAAGGTGTCTATGAACGGTAAAcaattgaatatattcaGCATACTAACGGATTTTGACATCCGCCAAATTGCGCCAAATAGCTACAGGCAATTTAATCATCATGGTGGAAAGAATACTCTTTTTCTGGGTGAAAGTATATCTAAAAGACAAAATCCAGGTTCTTCATATGACAATACTACAAATGCTTTATTAtcaacttttgaaagattatttcaaaaattgtttccCTTCGAAAATGTTGAACTTTGTCACCAATCTCCCCtagaatttctttcaaaagaatgGTCCATTGCCATTCCAAGAATCTGTCTGGATCCCTTATTGATAATgtttgaagaaacaaaatcATCCAAGCTCGATGATCAAATTTTGGCGAAACCATTAATCTCAGGTTTGATCACCGAAGTCGTAACAGTGGCAAGAACGATGGGAGCTACTCTTCATGGTCAAGACAATGAAAGTAAGATACTTGCTGCATGGCAAGATTCTCATTCAGAAGAAATGCCACAGTTGGTCTATCATTATGTGAATAATTCTGGCTCACTCAATGTCGATTTATTACTGTTACAAGTCATCCTCTTAGCCGATGACCTCAATATCAAGACTCCATATTTGGAATTTCTATATTCTGTTATGTGTCAATTGCAAAATTTAACTTCTGGTAAGTCGAAATGGTtcacaagaaaaaatactGATTCAGATAAGCttaaattagaaaatgcGTCTTTGAAGGAGCAGCTActtaaaattaatgaaaaaaataatgaaaatgaaagtactatatcaaattatcaaaaaagtGATATGAATTTAAAGGCTAAACTACAGGAATTAGAAAACTTTGTAAATAAACTAAGCCAAGAAAATGCAACTTCAAAACAGAACtatcaaaatgaaaatgcaaCTCTGAAACAAAGTtatcaaaatgaaattacAACTTTAAGAGCACAGTTGGAGGATATGAAGCTGAAACCAAGGGAGGAAGCTCCCGTAACAACAACCCCGCAACGTCCAAagcaacagcagcaacatTTACTACAAGACGATTATAAAGCAACTGGTACGCCGAATTTGAGCGATTTGCGTGACATGGCTATTTTTGGTGCGAACTATGGTGATGATCCTGCATATCAAGAGCAAGCTCAGAATACTACTAGTTCAAGTTTACAACAGGAACAACTAAAAATCATGAGTAGTCAAAATGGAAGTAAACTTAGTAGCGCAAGCAGTAATATAAGCGATGGTGATactttcttgaaagaaCGTGAATTAGAGCTACGTAAAAAGGAGCTTGAATTGCAGGAGCGTGAATTGGAATTCCAAAAGAGAGCACTAATGAACCAACAGCAACAAGTATATGGTAAACAGTATCCTCATGTGATGAATGGCAACGGTCCTATGCctcaaaaatatcatcaacAACTAATAAACGGCAGTATTCCTCCTCAACAACCTATATATAACAAGCAACAACTTGCACAACAGCCTGCTGGTTACTCCCAGTCAAATCAAATGCCGGTTCTGAACAATCGGAAGCCCTCATTTAATCAATTGCAACAGCAATCATCTAATATGAATTTACGGGGAAACAGGGCAATGATCGGGCCAGCAACTGGTTTCTCCCAACAAATACCTTCTGCAGCCAATATTACAGATCCCATTTCCTCTTCTATGCCATACGTAAATCAACCACAACCACAACCACAACAAAGTATGATGTCACAACCGTACCACCAGCACGCAATAAAACCCACAAGTAGGAAAAATAGAACCAGCACTATGCCAGTATTAGGAAATGCATCTAGTTCAGCTTTTCAGAACTATGGTAGAAATGTATCGAACCCTACATCGCTCAACAGCATCCAGAACAATAACCCATCGAATCAAAGTACAAATCACTCCTCAAGGCCTGTACAACAGTTCAATAGCAACGTGAATAACTCTAGGAACGTGAGTGCGGGAACCCAGAATACAAATCCACCTGCACCAACGTACGGAATGGCCTCTGCTAAAACTTTACCTCAAATTAATATCGTTGATTCTTCGCCACCAGTAATCAAATCACAGTCACAACCACAGATGTTATCTCAGGGGGTCAGACCAATTGTATTTGCCTCACAGCCTGGGcagaatgaaaatatacaaCCAGTAGCAGAAGGACAACACCATGACGAACCTCATGAAGAACAtcacaagaaaaagaaatttagcattttcaagaagaaatag
- the PHO85 gene encoding cyclin-dependent serine/threonine-protein kinase PHO85 (similar to Saccharomyces cerevisiae PHO85 (YPL031C); ancestral locus Anc_8.482) — protein MSSGSQFKQLEKLGNGTYATVYKGLNKTTGEFVALKEVKLDSEEGTPSTAIREISLMKELKHENIVRLYDVIHTENKLTLVFEYMDKDLKKYMDSRTVGNAPVGLELHLVKYFQWQLLEGLAFCHENKILHRDLKPQNLLINKKGQLKIGDFGLARAFGIPVNTFSSEVVTLWYRAPDVLMGSRTYSTSIDIWSCGCILAEMITGKPLFPGTNEEEQLKLIFETMGTPNEQSWPGISSLPKYNPGFPQHLPKNLKSILQAHCASDLDDTLIALLHGLLQLNPDMRLSAKQALHHPWFAEYYQQQQQ, from the coding sequence ATGTCATCAGGAAGTCAGTTCAAACAATTGGAGAAACTGGGTAATGGTACCTATGCTACCGTTTACAAGGGGTTAAATAAGACTACGGGAGAGTTTGTAGCATTGAAGGAAGTTAAGCTGGATTCCGAAGAAGGTACTCCATCCACCGCAATCAGGGAAATATCATTgatgaaagaattgaaacaTGAGAATATTGTGAGGTTATACGATGTGATTCATACTGAGAATAAATTGACTTTggtttttgaatatatggacaaagatttgaaaaaatatatggaTTCTAGAACTGTAGGCAACGCTCCAGTTGGTTTGGAGTTACATCTAGTCAAGTATTTCCAATGGCAGCTATTGGAAGGTTTAGCTTTTTGTCATGAAAACAAGATCTTACATAGAGATTTAAAGCCacaaaatcttttaattAATAAGAAAGGTCAATTGAAGATTGGTGATTTTGGTTTGGCAAGAGCATTTGGTATTCCCGTGAACACTTTTTCGAGTGAAGTCGTAACGTTATGGTATCGTGCCCCAGATGTGCTAATGGGGTCCAGAACCTACTCCACTTCCATCGATATCTGGTCCTGTGGTTGTATTTTAGCAGAAATGATCACAGGGAAACCATTGTTCCCAGGTACAAACGAAGAGGAACAATTGAAGTTGATTTTTGAGACTATGGGCACTCCAAACGAACAAAGTTGGCCCGGTATCTCGTCCTTACCCAAGTACAACCCGGGGTTTCCTCAACATTTGCCAAAAAATCTTAAATCAATATTACAAGCACACTGTGCGTCTGATTTGGACGATACTCTAATAGCCCTATTACACGGGTTGCTTCAACTGAACCCAGACATGAGACTAAGTGCCAAACAGGCATTGCATCATCCTTGGTTCGCGGAGTACTAccaacaacagcaacaataG
- the TRM44 gene encoding tRNA (uracil) methyltransferase (similar to Saccharomyces cerevisiae YPL030W; ancestral locus Anc_8.481), producing MTASTTSKENFKFIAGKISILGPQWVSMYTTENETKFEKIHFEQAMSHLIREPNINSTAILRTDILIEKSYDVMTSELTENRSIEEPLNLDQTNPQMINLDDLEIRNPKIDNKDLHLVPKTEFVRRMVPRNPYKDPLINQTCSVLNSQKFEETSLVMYIPHLKEDDEWPFYLPRVSVVGILLHEKTLSVHYLPFSDAESINLLQNENERVTRTAFRLLQTAFKHSNGVMLGYVKKVNHDLVVDKVAFQDMYIFLKKKYSKFLVENWVESTDPKKHVFEDIAIAAFLIQYWKKIYGENYKDVMQFRDLGCGNGALCYILLSEGAKGLGIDARRRKSWSIYPTEVRNCLKEQVIVPSILLRPDPELKRNMPHLTHNGRMFPMKVSHELIAPATIVYSSEDLLQSPQVDVAEYPSNTFIIGNHSDELTCWIPLLGYPFLVIPCCSHNLSGQKVRYQARKNAKATKINNSTYAGLVDHVEHIAERVGWKVEKEMLRIPSTRNAAIIGSPKSDKDNFSIPAVYETLMEEGGADTWIQNTMLLMKRGPRGH from the coding sequence ATGACAGCAAGCACTACTTCTAAggaaaatttcaagtttaTTGCTGGGAAAATCAGCATACTGGGTCCACAATGGGTGAGCATGTACACcactgaaaatgaaacaaaatttgaaaagattcattTCGAGCAGGCTATGTCCCACTTGATCCGGGAGCCAAATATTAATTCTACTGCCATTCTTAGGACCGATATCCTTATAGAAAAGAGCTACGATGTGATGACCTCTGAATTGACCGAGAACAGGTCAATAGAAGAGCCATTGAACCTTGACCAAACTAATCCACAGATGATCAATTTAGATGATTTAGAGATACGGAACCCCAAAATAGATAATAAAGATCTACATCTAGTTCCTAAGACGGAGTTTGTGAGGAGAATGGTACCCAGAAACCCATATAAAGATCCTTTAATAAACCAAACATGTTCAGTTCTGAATTCGCAAAAATTCGAAGAAACTTCTTTGGTTATGTATATCCCACATCTCAAGGAAGATGACGAATGGCCCTTTTATCTACCAAGAGTCAGTGTGGTTGGGATACTACTTCATGAAAAGACATTATCCGTCCACTACCTTCCATTCAGTGATGCCGAATCTATTAACTTATTacagaatgaaaatgaaagagtCACAAGAACGGCATTCAGACTCTTACAAACTGCATTTAAGCATTCAAACGGTGTGATGTTGGGCTACGTGAAAAAAGTGAATCACGATTTAGTTGTTGACAAAGTTGCCTTCCAGGATATGTAcatctttttgaaaaaaaaatattcaaagtTTCTTGTAGAAAACTGGGTCGAATCAACAGACCCTAAAAAACACgtctttgaagatattgcCATTGCTGCATTTTTAATTCAatattggaagaaaatataCGGTGAAAATTACAAAGATGTCATGCAATTTAGAGATTTGGGTTGTGGGAATGGTGCCCTTTGCTACATTTTATTAAGTGAAGGTGCTAAAGGACTCGGTATCGATGCTAGACGTAGGAAATCGTGGTCTATCTACCCAACTGAAGTTAGAAACTGTCTAAAAGAACAAGTGATCGTTCCCTCTATTTTGTTACGTCCGGATCCAGAACTTAAGAGAAATATGCCTCATTTAACCCATAATGGAAGAATGTTCCCCATGAAAGTTTCACACGAATTGATTGCTCCAGCAACTATCGTTTACTCAAGCGAAGACCTACTACAATCTCCACAAGTTGACGTAGCCGAATATCCATCAAATACTTTTATTATCGGCAACCATTCGGACGAGCTTACATGTTGGATACCGTTACTAGGCTACCCATTCTTGGTAATACCATGCTGTTCTCACAACTTATCTGGACAGAAAGTACGTTATCAGGCTAGAAAAAATGCAAAAGCAACCAAAATAAATAACAGTACATATGCGGGATTAGTTGATCATGTAGAACACATTGCGGAAAGAGTAGGTTGGAAAGTGGAAAAGGAAATGTTAAGAATCCCAAGTACTAGAAATGCAGCAATCATCGGATCTCCAAAAAGTGATAAGGACAATTTTTCCATTCCAGCAGTTTATGAGACATTAATGGAGGAGGGAGGTGCAGATACTTGGATACAAAACACTATGTTACTGATGAAAAGAGGTCCAAGAGGTCACTGA
- the SUV3 gene encoding ATP-dependent RNA helicase SUV3 (similar to Saccharomyces cerevisiae SUV3 (YPL029W); ancestral locus Anc_8.480), whose product MIHRLLSRYRFPITPYGVCSKTIQQNSIASNFCKRNDTASKALYSTSYVSSRRTAKLNTCKIHVQNENIPQTFRETQNFELLLNTALREVHNKYVFLKSSDRNEYHLKQLTWDSLCSSIQKQLDDKELPLKIKNFPVRLSEYIQPLDDSKIILQLLNIDKISHKAWQVLLKEQSPTIERKFQYLFLKLLSYNHEKKTLPSAVQASESISITDPIDWFPETRKIRRHIIMHLGPTNSGKTYRALKRLGEVDRGYYGGPLRLLAREVYDRFKSEGTRCNLLTGEEVINDLDEHGEKAGLTSGTVEMIPYSQDFDVVVLDEIQMLGDEDRGWAWSNALLGVKAKEIHLCGEKSVLPVIKKITALTGDKLTINEYERLGELSVESRSLKNGNMRNLRKGDCLVAFSKKKILDLKLKIERETKFKVAVIYGSLPPETRLQQASLFNNGEYEILVASDAIGMGLNLAIDRIIFMTDVKFNGKELVNLTASNIRQIGGRAGRYKDTKDEPSKGFITATKSSVLKSIRDGMEAPMSYLDKIVVWPTDEICAKLMVRYPPRTKLSFLLKKFEEQLENHSKQLFKLPDLESKLKTIDLFERMNTIPFHEKLRLSTAPVKDAPLVKDAFKQFCETISERYTKSLLSYDFPFHTLDYSYIQNERYDLEHYESLYNIITLFFWLSNRYPAYFIDTESAKDLRNFCELIIFEKLDRLKKNPYQRGVSLPYRDTFHSKPDFRRALTKPTPAYRQHNAYIAR is encoded by the coding sequence ATGATACATCGACTGCTGTCACGATACAGATTTCCAATTACCCCATATGGTGTGTGCTCAAAAACGATACAACAAAACAGCATAGCgtcaaatttttgtaaGCGTAATGATACAGCTTCCAAAGCATTATATTCTACATCATATGTATCATCAAGACGAACAGCAAAACTCAATACATGCAAGATTCACgttcaaaatgaaaatattccTCAGACATTTCGAGaaactcaaaattttgagttACTTCTGAACACTGCCTTACGGGAAGTTCACAACAAGTATGTCTTTCTAAAGAGTTCCGACCGAAATGAGTACCATCTGAAACAGTTAACCTGGGATAGTTTGTGCTCCTCCATCCAGAAACAATTAGACGATAAAGAACTTcctttgaagataaagaacTTTCCAGTTCGATTATCTGAGTACATACAGCCTCTTGATGATTCAAAAATCATTTTACAATTACTAAATATTGACAAGATTTCACATAAAGCTTGGCAAGTTTTACTAAAGGAGCAAAGTCCAACAATTGAACGTAAATTTCagtatctttttttaaaactGCTGAGCTATAACCATGAAAAGAAAACGTTGCCATCTGCGGTGCAGGCTTCCGAATCCATCAGTATTACAGACCCAATTGACTGGTTTCCCGAGACAAGAAAGATTAGACGCCACATTATAATGCATCTGGGTCCAACAAATTCAGGGAAGACATATCGCGCATTGAAGAGGCTAGGAGAAGTTGATAGAGGATATTATGGTGGCCCGCTTCGTCTACTGGCTAGAGAAGTTTATGATAGATTCAAATCAGAAGGAACTAGATGCAATTTACTAACTGGTGAGGAGGTTATTAATGATCTCGATGAACATGGTGAAAAAGCTGGCTTAACATCAGGTACAGTTGAGATGATTCCATATTCCCAGGACTTCGATGTTGTGGTATTAgatgaaattcaaatgcTGGGAGATGAGGACAGAGGATGGGCATGGAGTAATGCCCTATTAGGAGTTAAAGCGAAAGAAATTCATTTATGTGGAGAGAAAAGTGTCCTGCCAGTAATCAAAAAGATTACTGCATTAACTGGTGACAAATTGACAATCAATGAATATGAAAGGTTGGGCGAGCTTTCTGTTGAATCTAGATCATTAAAAAACGGCAATATGAGAAATCTTAGGAAAGGAGACTGTCTCGTTGCCTTTtctaagaagaaaattttggatttgaagttaaaaattgaaagagagacaaaattcaaagttgCTGTTATATACGGTTCCTTACCACCAGAAACAAGACTTCAACAGGCttctttattcaataatggTGAATACGAAATTCTTGTTGCATCGGATGCGATAGGCATGGGATTAAACTTAGCCATTGATAGGATCATATTCATGACTGATGTGAAATTTAATGGTAAAGAATTGGTCAATTTGACTGCATCTAATATAAGACAAATAGGTGGACGTGCAGGAAGATATAAAGATACCAAGGATGAGCCTTCAAAGGGCTTCATAACTGCAACGAAGTCTAGTGTTCTTAAATCAATCCGCGATGGTATGGAAGCGCCAATGTCATACCTGGATAAAATAGTGGTGTGGCCTACTGACGAGATATGTGCAAAATTGATGGTAAGATATCCACCAAGAACGAAGCTAAGCTttctgttgaagaaatttgaagagCAATTAGAAAATCATTCTAAGcaacttttcaaattaccTGATCTGGAAAGCAAGTTGAAGACTATTGATTTGTTCGAGCGTATGAATACTATTCCATTCCACGAGAAGTTGCGGTTAAGTACAGCACCAGTGAAGGATGCTCCACTTGTCAAGGACGCTTTCAAACAATTCTGCGAAACCATTTCAGAAAGATATACTAAGAGTTTGCTATCCTACGATTTCCCATTCCACACACTAGATTACAGTTACAtacaaaatgaaagataCGACCTCGAACATTACGAGTCGTTATACAACATCATTACGTTGTTTTTTTGGCTAAGCAACAGATATCCCGCGTACTTCATCGATACAGAGTCTGCTAAAGATTTGAGAAACTTTTGTGAACTTATCATTTTCGAGAAATTAGACagattgaagaagaatccTTACCAACGTGGCGTTTCCCTTCCTTACAGGGATACATTCCACTCCAAACCTGACTTCAGAAGAGCACTAACAAAACCAACTCCTGCTTATAGACAACACAACGCTTATATAGCTCGATGA